ttgagtctgtggtgaagtttgagtctgtggtgaagtttgagtctgtgtgtgaagttggagtctgtgtgtgaagtttgagtctgtgtgtgaagtttgagtctgtgtgtgaagtttgagtctgtgtgtgaagtttgagtctgtggtgaagtttgagtctgtggtgaagtttgagtctgtggtgaagtttgagtctgtggtgaagtttgagtctgtggtgaagtttgagtctgtgtgtgaagtttgagtctgtggtgaagtttgagtctgtggtgaagtttgagtctgtggtgaagtttgagtctgtggtgaagtttgagtctgtgtgtgaagtttgagtctgtggtgaagtttgagtctgtggtgaagtttgagtctgtggtgaagtttgagtctgtgtgtgaagtttgagtctgtgtgtgaagtttgagtctgtggtgaagtttgagtctgtggtgaagtttgagtctgtggtgaagtttgagtctgtggtgaagtttgagtctgtggtgaagtttgagtctgtggtgaagtttgagtctgtgtgtgaagtttgagtctgtgtgtgaagtttgagtctgtggtgaagtttgagtctgtgtgtgaagtttgagtctgtgtgtgaagtttgagtctgtgtctgaagtttgagtctgtgtctgaagtttgagtctgtgtgtgaagtttgagtctgtgtgtgaagtttgagtctgtggtgaagtttgagtctggtgaagtttgagtctgtggtgaagtttgagtctgtgtgtgaagtttgagtctgtgtgtgaagtttgagtctgtgtgtgaagtttgagtctgtggtgaagctacaaacagaagctgttctgtttcaaatcaaactgcgggacttggaagaaaatgatgggaagagattttgcaaagtcccctcccccactccctcagctggcagcccagcacgcaggcgcagagagtgctgctgagccgagctgtccggagcaggcgcagagagcgctgctgagttgagctgtccggagcaggcgcagagagcgctgctgagcccagctgtccggagcaggcgcagagagcgctgctgagccgagctgtccggagcaggcgcagagagcgctgctgagccgagctgtccggagcaggcgcagtgcggctgccgccagcggtccgctctcgatctctttttggagcagcagccgccgcagagagaggggggagggggagatcaccgagcggcttctcgctctggccggagccgccagccggttgcctggaaaccgtgggtggaggaggtgcagggggaggggaacaatgggtgggggcggggctcccgggtccgcgagcCGGGCCTGCGCCATGGAACCCCCACACGTCACTGCGGAGCCGAGTAATTCCTATTGGCTGACTCAGGCAGCGCTCCATTGTGACGtctcaatgcggaagttggccactGAGCTTCAGATTAAAGCTTCCACTTGGATTTGAAAAGACTTCGGCCATCAGTgagtggaaaagcagcaacaccctgccacacccgagtgagagtgttccagtgcactgactaaagagctttaaccagttacacagcctgaataaatatcacaccattcacagcggggagacactgtacacgtgttctgtgtgtggacaaggcttcaactgattggccacccaagagagaggcaaggacacctgcaccatggagaaaccatggaaatgtgcggactgtgggaagagatacagagccccctctctgctggatgctcatcggcgcagccacactggagagaggccattcatctgctctcagtgtggggagggattcgctctgttgcccagcctgcagtcacacaagcgagttcacactggagagagaccattcacctgctctcagtgtggaaagggattcactgtgttatccactttgcagagacaccagcgaattcacactggggagaggctgtttatctgctctcggtgtaggaagggattcaaccagttatccaatctatggacacacatgcgaattcatactggggagaggccattcatctgctctcgttgtgggaagagattcactcggtcatccgacctgcggacacatcagcacgttcacaccggggagaggccattcacctgctctcagtgtgggaagggattcactcggtcacccgacctacagagacaccagcgagttcacactggggagagaccgttcacctgctctcagtgtgggaagagattcactcggtcatccgagctgcggacacaccagcgagttcacactggggaaaggctgttcacctgctctcagtgtgggaagagattcattcggtcatccgacctgcggagacaccatcgagttcacactggggagagaccatttacctgctctcagtgtgggaagggtttcagtcagttatccacccagcagaaacaccagcgagttcacactggagagaggccgttcacctgctctcagtgtgggaagagattcactcagtcatcccacctgcagagacaccagcaagttcacactggggagaggccatttacctgctctcagtgtaggaagggtttcagtcagttgtccaacctgcagagacaccagcaaattcacatggggagagaccattcacctgctctcagtgtgggaaggaattcactcagttatcccacctgctgagacatcagtgaggttacactggggagaaactgttcacctgctcagtgtataaaaagggttcagaatttcatcacagctgctgaggcaccaacaagttcacaggggttggattctgctgttattgtttctgctctcagttacatccaggactgcattttgttcattctcacagttagtcaatggggagggtcggagggtttctttctggccggtctcacaactttgcctccagtgagctgatgctctttgagtcttgttgcgaataccttgttttaaatttcacaaggatcacagagtgacagggtgtgaggaaattcagagatatttagtcagcatttctgtttgaatctcccccagatgcccatccaatttcctttgtaattgtttattgtctccacttcctccaccctcgtaggcagcgagttccaggtcattaccattcactgcatcaaaatattcttcctcacatccctccctacatctctgacctgaaacttttaatctgtgtccccctcgtacttgtcccatcagctaatgggatcagcttttctttgtccaccttatctaaacctgtcagaatcttgtccacctctatcaaatctcacctcaacctcctttgctccaagggaaacaaccccagcctgacattgacaataaagaacaaactaacagaaatatgttaatacctgaaaccaaaagggaatgTTTCatatctgttttaaagatattgtgaatatattgtcctggacaataaagggattggaataactcaccttgggtgtggttgaatggaatatatcaatctggtatccacctacattctccctccctaacagcactgtgggtgtactgacaCCTGAGACATtgtaacagttcaagaaggcagtgttggggttgaccacggccgaggcagctacatacagccacgtattctgttataattgaaggactgcagaaggacatggaggctttggagagagtacagaggaggtttaccaggatgttgcctggtatggaggggcttagttatgaggagagattgggtaaactggggttgttctccctggaaagacggaggatgaggggagacttaatagaggtgtataaaattatgaaaggcatagatagggtgaacggtgggaagcttttccccaggtcggtggtgacgttcacgaggggtcataggttcaaggtgaagggggtgaggtttaacacagatatcagaaggacatattttacacatagggtggtgggggcctggaatgcgctgccaggcaaggtggtggaggcggacacactgggaacgtttaagacttatctagacagccatatgaacggagtgggaatggagggatacaaaaggatggtctagtttggaccagggagcggcgcgggcttggagggccgaagggcctgttcctgtgctgtattgttctttgttcttgaatgtgaggcattatgggactggactatcttgaccacattcctgtgactgctcagtttctgcaatcacggaccattaaagctgctcagcagggccccgacagaggacctggtgagaatatttactcagaatgagttagaattaaacttattccaggactggctggtgttcagcggctgagatacctGAATCTGTGAACAggaggtctgaccaatcaacaaacagtggcagatagttggttaagaagttaaaaagcgttctcaggcattgtttaaattattttatcccaaatttgtgataagaactgtgagggacatgTGACCCGTTAGTCGGTGCAGTAACGGTATACTCcaaatagcactggactgaaaagcagatctctgagagtagattctaatggttataaactgacccaagcatggccagtgaaaaaatcagagctcgagtggggaccggacaggtctcttacctgctatttggaaactaagaacaaggaacttatcgataaaattattagagaatagagccaacgtttcgagtctggatgacacttcataacagctcttataaagggtcatccatacttgaaacattggttctattctctctccacagatactgtcagacctgctgagatcttccagcattttctgtttttgtttcagattccagaatccgcagtttTTCACTTTTATGATAAATTGATtcattctgattggaatccccacgaccctccctcAAAACAGAGTGattggtggcaaagggagaaaaaggataaggatgataaagtctgggttctgattctccgagttcATGGAGaatcaacaaaatgagtgaagcagttaataaagaacagaagttacccatccctaacaaaactgatcaaataaaaataattaggttgtggaatataacaaaaaaattaagagctgaagtttacaatcgagtttgttttgatttttatactTGCGTAAAGTGGGATTATTGTGGGCcaatttttttctgctcactccccatcccttcaggttctgtagaaaagttaaccctttcagcagacagttcatttcttttcaaatcatctgaaaactcgtgtctattttagtttataattgaagatttatgggaattggctaagatgggcttttgacatttttaaagtataagaaagtggtcttgagaaggcaatttggtagagagaggtggagggagagatgtttacagagaggtgtggagagctattggttttacaagttatccacattttcagagccatcacttcatgtcctggtctgagagggatggagagaagtctgttcaattgttaatgttaagctttctctattaactgttaatcgatACTTTGCCTTTTAtcgttctgacttgttacatttttaatggttaattaactttctgaattcaccatttaaattgTTCTGTCTAGCCACATGGttaagacactggaacctggtgtgatttacgatgagGGAGGtttttgtaaacaagagaacccccataaatcttagttcaaataaatcaaagttcttacaaatggaatgcaatcctttattatgagagaaattgaCCACAgcagtaaagatgttctgcttcagttatacagggcgttgctgaaactgcatcttgaacactgggtgcagctttgtctcctgtttaagaaatgatacaaatgcattcagagtggttcagaggaggtttaatagattgcttcccaattcttgaccctcacaggataaagtttgtccaattttccttgtcttcacctctgacaaagagtaatcctgactcaaaatgttgcctctattctctctttacagatgatttcagacttgctgagattgtccagcattttctgtttttgtttcagattccaacaacagcagaattttgccttcatACCAACTGTTGTTGGATAAGGGCATCAAAAATATCGGATGTGGAACGAGAATGTGGAACGCAACTGTTCTGGTGAAATTAaaatgatggacacaaaatggttacctggcacacaaaatggactctgggaagggacattaaaaggcactggctttgggcacagacagttacacaaagagttaaaacctgcagtatctgaattgctgcaggaagctggtcagacctggggcactttaagacttgagataagagcagacccagaacaatgagtttgataataagatccgccactgatggggacataaatgtaaCGAGATCATCCACTGATggagacataaatacataaatgtatatatcaaaaccagtcattgatagaggacataactgcataaatgtatccattctatgtataatgatgtgttaactgtccatgtctgtacctgtctgcttggAACGATGTGTTAAttgtcgatgtccgtatctgccaacccaacttgtaacgatgtgttaacggctaatgtctgtactgtctattgtctaaaaggtacaaagatgctcaactaccattgtgtagttgagaaggtcgctgccaagtactgtggagtaccagtgctttctcccaaagctttgtccgaaataaaactgttttgttgaacctccaagtctgactccgaagtggtaaatttcccacaacacaacacaaacagatcagccatgatgtaaataaatgttggagcagactcaaagggccaaatggccaacttctgctccgatgtcgaatgttggtcacagatttctgagaattgtgaaacaaggctggaagattcgccttgcttgtgttagtgggaaaatgtccaggagaaccatcactgtgaaggacagttctgggattaaaagGTTGCccgactggaaaaggaaaacaatggaaataaactcTTGGGGAGTGAAAAATCACCTTGGACTCATTCTTGGAGAATTGAGTGTCAACATTCCAAGATGGAATAAAATATAACCATTGAGTGCGACATTtgatggtgttaagagtaaaaggacAAAGTTCAATTTTACAGTTTAAGGGTTATGTTCCCGACAAAAAAGTGTTtagtcattgttgcttccagtttgttggagtaGAAGTCataaaacttgaagttttgtcatgTGATTCTTTGATTTACTCATTGAGTTTAGAATTCATTTCTTTAAATTATTGATCATTACAGAGATCCTAATAATTCATTCAAAGCCCTGTGttttgacttcccatttgagcctggggcacctttctgtctctctattgcttgtgtcaatgacagccaggcgacggagctgagggctgaatttagctgagaataatgaggcctgcgccccagttggaaAACTGCAATGTATGTTGCAGTAatcgagagacaggaaggtgctggaggactgagtgagaaatgggcctc
This portion of the Mustelus asterias unplaced genomic scaffold, sMusAst1.hap1.1 HAP1_SCAFFOLD_100, whole genome shotgun sequence genome encodes:
- the LOC144484342 gene encoding uncharacterized protein LOC144484342 — its product is MFILIVGEMGGLEGFFLLEPPNLSKEHHTGERPFICSQCGEGFALLPSLQSHKRVHTGERPFTCSQCGKGFTVLSTLQRHQRIHTGERLFICSRCRKGFNQLSNLWTHMRIHTGERPFICSRCGKRFTRSSDLRTHQHVHTGERPFTCSQCGKGFTRSPDLQRHQRVHTGERPFTCSQCGKRFTRSSELRTHQRVHTGERLFTCSQCGKRFIRSSDLRRHHRVHTGERPFTCSQCGKGFSQLSTQQKHQRVHTGERPFTCSQCGKRFTQSSHLQRHQQVHTGERPFTCSQCRKGFSQLSNLQRHQQIHMGRDHSPALSVGRNSLSYPTC